Proteins from a single region of Pseudomonas quebecensis:
- a CDS encoding Leu/Phe/Val dehydrogenase, producing MFALMHSTRLESLHLSIDPVTGLKAVIAIHNSRLGPALGGCRYLAYPDDESAVADAARLAQGMSYKAALAGLPVGGGTAVILRPAHVENRAALFEAFGRCVEQLDGRYITAIDSGTSVADMDCIAQQTRFVTSTSAAGDPAPHAAMGVFTGIRATAMARLGSDNLESLRVAIQGLGNVGYALAEQLHAAGAELLVSDIDHGKVQLAMEQFGAHPIANDALLSTPCDILAPCGLGAVFNRQSVAQLRCAAVAGSASAQLTNLQVADQLEGRGILYAPDYVINSGGLIYVALKHSGAELPTITAHLSNIATRLTEIYAHAQAEKRSPARVADELAERLLYP from the coding sequence ATGTTTGCTCTCATGCACAGCACCCGCCTTGAATCGCTGCACCTGAGCATCGACCCGGTGACAGGCTTGAAGGCGGTCATAGCCATTCACAACAGCCGCCTGGGGCCTGCCCTGGGCGGCTGTCGTTACCTTGCCTACCCCGACGACGAAAGTGCCGTGGCCGATGCCGCGCGCCTGGCCCAGGGCATGAGCTACAAGGCAGCACTGGCCGGCCTGCCGGTGGGCGGTGGCACGGCAGTGATCCTGCGGCCTGCTCATGTGGAAAACCGTGCGGCGCTGTTCGAAGCGTTCGGGCGCTGCGTGGAACAACTCGACGGTCGCTATATCACCGCCATCGACAGCGGCACCTCGGTGGCCGACATGGATTGCATCGCTCAACAGACCCGCTTCGTCACCAGCACCAGCGCCGCCGGCGACCCTGCGCCCCACGCCGCCATGGGCGTGTTTACCGGCATCCGCGCCACGGCCATGGCGCGCCTGGGCAGCGATAACCTCGAAAGCCTGCGCGTGGCGATCCAGGGCCTGGGCAACGTCGGCTATGCCCTCGCCGAACAACTGCACGCGGCCGGCGCCGAGTTGCTGGTGAGCGACATCGATCACGGCAAGGTGCAACTGGCCATGGAACAATTCGGCGCGCACCCCATTGCCAACGACGCGTTGCTCAGTACGCCCTGCGACATCCTGGCGCCCTGTGGCCTGGGGGCCGTGTTCAATCGCCAGAGCGTTGCCCAACTGCGCTGCGCCGCCGTGGCCGGTTCCGCCAGCGCGCAACTGACCAATCTGCAAGTGGCCGATCAGTTGGAGGGGCGCGGCATTCTTTACGCGCCCGACTATGTGATCAACTCCGGCGGCCTGATCTACGTCGCGCTCAAGCACAGCGGCGCCGAGCTACCCACCATCACGGCACACCTGTCGAACATTGCCACACGCCTGACCGAAATCTACGCCCACGCCCAAGCCGAAAAACGCTCACCCGCGCGGGTGGCCGATGAACTGGCCGAGCGTCTGCTCTACCCATGA
- a CDS encoding SirB1 family protein, whose product MKPRQAFFACLERSPPALFEAALWIAAEHDATVQPLQILQELGLLQQQVSAGMPVLPADELGQPLLRRMNDLGFAQDDLTPLRPAAALLDKVLLRKRGQPLAVGLIAMELARRLHLPMVGVNFPGHFLLRVPGADHLLDPCGGRRLYPNDCRELLQRQYGPHLKLQAHHLLTAEPRLILQRLSRNLRQLHLANDDPLAALIDAERVLELGNASAADYLARASLYQRLDCPNAERFDLEHALLLSEDPIQRLRLTERLGHLPPNTVVH is encoded by the coding sequence ATGAAGCCCCGCCAAGCCTTTTTCGCCTGCCTGGAACGCTCGCCCCCTGCACTGTTCGAGGCCGCGCTATGGATTGCCGCTGAACATGACGCAACCGTGCAACCGTTACAGATTCTGCAGGAACTGGGGTTGCTGCAACAGCAAGTGAGCGCAGGCATGCCCGTGCTGCCGGCGGATGAGCTGGGCCAACCACTGCTGCGGCGCATGAACGACCTGGGGTTTGCCCAGGATGACCTCACCCCCCTGCGCCCCGCGGCCGCACTGTTGGATAAAGTCCTGCTGCGCAAACGCGGGCAGCCTCTGGCCGTAGGCTTGATCGCCATGGAGCTGGCGCGTCGCCTGCATCTTCCCATGGTCGGCGTGAATTTCCCTGGACACTTCCTGCTGCGGGTGCCCGGCGCCGACCATCTGCTGGACCCTTGCGGCGGTCGACGCCTGTACCCCAACGACTGTCGCGAACTGCTGCAACGCCAATATGGTCCCCATCTCAAACTACAGGCCCACCACCTGCTCACCGCAGAGCCACGGTTGATCCTGCAACGCTTGTCGCGCAACCTGCGCCAGTTGCACCTGGCCAATGACGATCCGCTGGCCGCGCTGATCGACGCCGAGCGCGTGCTGGAACTGGGCAACGCCAGCGCTGCGGACTACCTGGCGCGGGCCAGCCTGTATCAACGCCTGGACTGCCCCAACGCCGAACGCTTCGACCTGGAACATGCGCTGCTGCTCAGTGAAGACCCGATCCAACGCCTGCGCCTGACCGAGCGGTTGGGGCATTTGCCGCCCAACACGGTGGTGCATTGA